The Nicotiana tomentosiformis chromosome 2, ASM39032v3, whole genome shotgun sequence genome includes the window TTATATATTGCTGTACACTCTCAAATTCTTCACGTTTTAAGATATGACTATTTATGTATGGCGTGTGCATTTGATTGAAagctctttgatttctccatttTTTAGATTAATTAAAAAAGAGAATCTTGATTACTGTATGTGTTTGTGTACATGCAATTGGTGGTTGTGGGTGTCAGGACCCAATTCGATCCGGCTGTTCTTGAGGTTTTTGTCCCCAAAAAATAGCTAGTACAAATCAAAAGAGGCACCAGCCCAATTTGATGGTTGAGAGAGTGTGTACAAATCAAAATGCACTGAATCAGATCAtgatttttgccaaaaaaatcTTATTAACTTGCTATTTTCCCAATGGCATAGAACTCATCTTGGAAGCTCATAAAATACAGATAAACGCACCTCCACTCCCTCTTTATTTGGTACTAATTCATCTTAGAGAGAAATTAAAGAGAAGACTTCGGTatttttttgggttaaatttcagGTATATTTGTTAAGCCTCATGTATTGGGATAGCAATAGGGCAGGACAATACTTAAACAGGGCAGGGCAGGATAAGGCAGGTCAAAACACTTTTTAAGAAAATTTTGAACAAGGAAGGACATGATAGGTAATGAGTTCTAGCTTCATTAAAAGGTCAAAAGTTATAAAAACTTGAAAAATTCTTATAAaatgaaaaaagttaaaaaatgaaGGAGAGTCTAAACAGGGCAAGGTAGGATCTAATAGGGCGGGGCAAGGCAGGGCAGCAACTTGAAAAATGTTAAATAGGGAAGGATAGGGCATATCAAAAGCTTAGCAGGTCACACAACTTGCCCCTGCCCTACCCAATTGCCATCCCTACTCATCTATATTCTTTCGATTCTTCTTTACCATTGCGCAACTAGGTTGGAGGGTTGAGGGTTCGTGACCAGAGGAGGGAGGCGAGGGAAAGAGTTGTgggtttgtggggggggggggtcggAAGGGCGAAGCTTCGGGAAAGAAGATGTAGGTGGGGAGGAGTTGgggaatattttaaattatttcctttttcttttctttgttagttttcttttgattttaatattttttaatcaaaATTATTGCATTCACTCTTTTTTTAAAAGCGTGGAGCCACACACTTTATCTGACTCAACAAAATAAATACTACATAACTTTGATTAACGGTCAAAGGGATTTAAGACAATAAGCTTTTTATCAAGTAGAATTGTCTAGATGAAAACAAGTGACGTAGGGGGCGAGATGTCAAATTGAAATAAGTACAGGAGTTTATTCGGCCTTATTCCATTTAATATTCTTTTGTTTCTACTCTATATACCATATTTaatgggcgtttggacataagaattgtaaaattttaaaaaaagtgaATAAAAATTTCAagcgaaaatgatatttgaaaattaataaatgTGGATCAAAGTTTACTTTCACTATATAAGCAAGATATGACAACTAAAAAGGAGCACATATATACTTTTTGTTTTGAAAAGTTACAGTTGTTTTATTTAGTGAAGTTGGAAAATGGACCGTGGAAATTACCGACGTGGTGGCGGTGGAGGTAACCGTGGTCGTGGCCGAGGCCGTGGTGGTGGTAACTCCGAACAGGAGCAAGGCCGTGGAGGCGGAAGGGGTGGGTCCCAGATGGGTTCATACAATCAGCAGCCACCATTTCAGCTTCCGCAACAATGGGATAACCAGCCAAGGGCATCTGGTCCGGGTCAATATCAGGGTCGTGGGGCTCCTTATAATCAGCAGGGTACGGGTCAGCACCTTACAGCTGGTCAGAATCCGGGTCGTGGTGGTACTGCTTGGCCCCGGCCACCACCGCAGCAGCAGCCACAACAACATGGTAGTAGTGGCGGTGGTACTGCTTGGACGCGACCACCACCGAAGCAGCGACAACAAGATGTTAGTAGCGGCAGTGGTACTGCTTGGATACGGGCACCGCCACAGCAGCCTCAGCAACATGGTGGTGGCGGCAGCTGTGGAAACCAGCTGCAACGGGATGTAGAACCGAGTAGATCAGGAGCATCAAATGTTCGTTCTAGGGGTGCACCTTCAGGCTCTAGTCCTTCTCAGTCTTCTGGTATTAACTCATACCCTTACATGGTTGTTTTTTCATTTTATGTCTGCATAAGTACAAGAATTTTAAATCAACTTGATCTGAAGTTCCTTTATACGTGGCGTTTGAAAGTTTTCGACTCTTTATAAGTATCCATTTGATCATTTCTCTGTTGTTCTCCATGACCTTGATCTGTGTCGGCATAGTTTGAGGTTTAGGAGTGCCTATTGCAAACACTATTTTTTGGTCCAGACCGTGCTTCTATTTTATGTTTGGATTCTTTTGAATATGGCTCCTAAATGTTTTATTTTACATTGGATTTGTGATGCTGATCTTCACTGTTCTGCTTTTATAGGTCCAATCCATCAAATGGATCGACAGCCTGTGAAAAAAATGGTATATATTATGTTCGTTGATCATTCGGGCCCATTTTCTTTTTCGGTAAATGGAATTAGACCATCCTACCCAACCAAGAGTAGTCGATAAATAATTAGGGTTCCCTTTTCATAAGAATACAAGAGCTGCGGCGTTCATAGGAGGGGataggttttggagtgaattctTTGCATCTTTTCATCTGGATTTTATAGTTCGTAGTACTTTTTTATGTAGAAAACTGCACCCGGAAGTAGGATCTGTGGCAGCACCGCAGCAGAAGCATATGCCCAGACGCCTAATTTATTGAAAGTGCATATACTGATTTATAGGTCATCGCTTTGCAGTTAGGAATAATCTCATGTCTACGCTGCCTGAATTGCTCTTATATCTCTTATAATTGATCTCATTTCTGCTTGAACATTCAGTGCTGCAAAGTTATTAATCAACAGAGTCTTTACTAAGGCTTTTCTGTCTATTTTTGCTTCCATTGATTCTATTAAGGATAAATTTTTTACTAAACAGCCATATTTTAACCAGTAATTTGTTTAAAATATAGCATTACGTCTAAATAAGGCCACTTTATTTGACTTCTGTTTTTTGTCGAGGAATTCTTTCAGGATTAAAGTTGAGTTAGTCCTCCAAGTCTTATTTGTGCCTCTTTGTTTCCTGTAGGCAGTTGAAAGCCAAAATCCGGACTACTCTCACTTTGTATCGCTTCCATTAGCCATATATCCTGAACTGGTAAACAAACTCATCAACTTTCAGAACTCAGTTCTTGGAATTACTGAAGTGTCCAAGTCCCCTACCTCAGAATCAAAGGCTTCGAACTATTAGGTATAAGATCTACGTACTGTGTTACTTTTCTTAAGGACAGGTTAGCTAAAATCCCCGTAAACTTGGCATGGGTTATTAGTTGCACATAGTATTAATTACCCTATGCACTTGGATATTTGACAGCATCTAACCCCTGAATGATCTCATCTCCAGGAAGTGACATACATGCTCTTGCTACGCTCTTTGCATGTCAGCATCTTAGGGGAAGTAAACAATTGGAATAAATAAACCATTGTATATGACTGTCAAGTAACGGGTGGAAAATACCCCACCTCTAGCTGATTCTTCAATTTCTCGTCACTTGCATGCACCTAAGCTCTTTGCCATGTCAGCATCTTAGGGGATAAGGACTATCAAATAGCTAAGTCGAGGAGTAATTAAGATTACGAATAGTTCAGATGTGCTACTAGTAATTCGTGCCAAGTTTATGGGTTATTAGGTATTCTGCCTTGATTAAAAGATGAAGAGAGAAAAAGGATTCATGTACTAATGTTGTTGTAAAAGATGAAAATTGTTCTCTCTTCATTTCCTTATGTTTATTATAATATCTATCCCCATCTTTCAACCTAGCATGGGGACTCGGTGCTTCTAGTTCTTAATCTCTGACAAAATTCACCAATGTTTTCCACTCAAACAGAGTTGGGAATTGAGAAGTCCATCTTTATTAACCCAAAAACATTCCACTTGACTGTGCTCATGCTGAAGCTTTGGAATAAGGACCGTTTTGAAGCAGCTGCTCAGGTTTTGCAGGTAAACATTTCTACTTGAATGGCTATTTTGTCCCTTTGTAATATCTTTTTCTCTGTCTAACTTCTCAATATAAACCAGAGtgtctcaccaaaagtacttgaTGCTTTGGAGAGCCGACCTGTGTCTATAAGACTGAAGGGTTTGGTAAGTATTTATCCAAGTTATACAATTATGCACTTCAGGCTGCTATAGTTGATAACCATTACATGTTAATTCTTATCCGCGTAAGTTATATCATCTACTTATTGAAGCTAATTTTTTTGTGTACACAGCTGGTTTAGTTCTGACAATTTAACTGGCATCATAACCCTTTCCTTTGAAATTTATCCGTGGAGTTCGTATTTGCTTATCTGCTTGCAATCAATCTTTGGGTGAATCATCTGTTGCTAATCGTCTGCATAAAAAGGTATAGGTTAACGCACAAGAAGTGGATAACCTATTATTGGGGCGGGTTAAATAATGGGGCGGGTATATTACACCCGGATGTAATGACTACAATAAATAGCCACGTGGCCTATTAATATGTTGCCAACGCATTAAATGGGTCCACACATATTGCACCATTACCGGGAGGGGTAATTTTAAGCCTAGAAATAACATCGTGTGTATTTATGGACCAAAAGATGGATGGAGGGTAATTTCAGACCATTTACCAAGCAATAGGGGtagttttggcccttttccgtaaGAAAAATGATCAAAACACCGTCTGCCACTACTCATCCCATCTCATGTAAGTAGAGTCCAATAACGAAGAAACATGGAAAGATGTTGTAGATTGAGCAGAAGGTGATTAATGGTTTTCTTGCTGTAGCAAATGCACTTCACTATTAATGGCTATCTTGATGCAGCAAAGGATCTAGGATTCATTGAACAAAGTAAGAGAGGAGTGAAAGGAAACAATGGATGGATAGACTAGTGGTGAGGAATCTCCACCTACCGTAAGATTGTTGGTTTAAGTCACCAAAAGAGCAAAGTAGGAAAGGATCACTCCTCGGCTCAAACTTCTCGAATGAACATTGAAGGAAGACATCTAAGAGCAAGTCACCTTTCAGTATTCACAACTTTTAGCATCTTGAGCCTAAGATTATTGCAACTGTCAAATTGGAAATTTTCATATTGTATTACAGAAACTAATGTTTTTACATTGTTTAGGTTCATATGCATGAAGATCATCTATATTTTGTTTTTTCAGTATTAAATATTGTCTGAATTTAACTTGCACTTTATCTTTTACTtcaaaaacaaaatgatagatcTCATACTAGAGATACTTGAAATGTCCATCTATAAGGTTCGAATAAATTTAAGTTGCCACCTGACGTGTTTGTTCCTTTTTCCCTTTTATAACTATACATGTGTTGAATGTGATGTAATTTTGCCATGCACCACAAAATTTCAATATTTTGTTTTGCAAAGTAAAATAACACGAGTTAACTTAATCAATTTAGTTGTACTTCGCTAGTGACTTTTTCTTTGGCTTTTTCCTTTTTGGAGAGTAATTGCCGGGCTTGCAGTATGTGTTTACCTCAGATATGCATATGGTCCACTCAGATTTTATTTTATGGATTCTGATGTCTATTTGTTGTGCTATAGCAGTTTGCtagtttaaaatattttcttgtgGTTTGATGATTTTCTCTCATGGGCTAATAAGTTAATGGCTTGGGGAAAcactaaaacaagaaagaaaacCTCTCCAAACAGGATACAAGAATTAGTAGTGATATTACAGTTAATATTTTGTAGCGAAACAGTACGAATTGATGAAGAAACATAGATCAGGCCTGCCTTGAGTTTATATGCTTAAAAGTtaaaagtacaacaacaacaacaacccagtataatcacactagtggggtctggggagggtagtgtgtacgcagaccttacccctaccctgggtagagaggctgtttccgatagactctcggctccctccctccaagaactccccaccatgctcttggggtgactcgaactcacaacctcttggttggaagtggagggtgcttaaaAGTTAAAagtattacaaaaaaaaaaagacaacgcATGTGAGTGGAAATGTGAATTAGTAAATAGACTTCTGTAATTTTTAAACTCCGAACCAAACAATTGGTAAATGTGTATAGAGCCTTCAACTGTGCCATTGGTAGTGATGTTGACCCACTTATATTGTAACTGGAGAATTCATTTTCCTTTTCATGTGACACCaatctctttttctttttgcttCTTCAATTGTTGGTCTGTGTATGTGTGTGTCAGAGATAGTGAGAGTGAGAGACTACATATCATATAGATTTTAGATGCTGGATGTTTCTGGGCTGTCGCTTCTAATGAGATTTCACAAGGTCTCAATTTTTCTTGGCCAGAACTCAGATTTGTTCTTACCCTGCAGGAGTGCATGAGAGGGTCTCCGGCAAAAGCTTATGTTGTATATGCTCCTGTGGAAGTAATTGGTGGTTAAGCCCTACTTTTACGTGCTTGTCGTATCCACAATTTCTGGCATCTTCTTCCCTCACTGTACCCACTAATTTTCATTTCTCTGCATTTGTCATTTCTAACGGAATTTACTACCTGCATTTGTCATTCCTTAGCCTTTCTAGAGGTCATCATTGATGCGTTCACTGAAGCTGGTCTTGTTCTTGAAAAAGATGCAAACCGGAAGTTAAAGGTATAGCTTTCAAGGTGTTAATTCTGTATTCTGGTTAATTTGGTTGGCAGTGCCTTTTTTGTTTGTCCATTAGGACTCTATTTCTGTTGATGCTGTGTTCAAATACTTTGACCATTCAATCTAGTGCttcttcttccttgtttttcCTTCCCCCACGGACCCTACACTTTCTTTTCTCATAAAAACAATTTATTCATAACAAGAAATGGTAAAGCGCCCCCACAGGGCTGTGGTCTAGCGGTACAAAAGCCTGATTTTTAAGTAGAGAAGGGTAGAGGAGTGTGCTCATTATCTACCGAGAATCGAACCTTGTGCCACTGGATCTGGGGTTTCTAGgctatcaaaaaaaaaaaaaaaaaaaaaagggcctAAAAGCATAAGGCACCTGGTAGAGAATCTCTTAATACAGCCAGAAACCCTATTTTGGAAATGGAAGCAGTTCATTCACCATAAAGAGTCAATATGGCTACATCCATTTTAATTCTGACACCTCTTCGAATTAAGAACTCTCGAACCGTAACTCATTTCTCACCTCCTGCATTCCAACTTTATATGCCTGGAACTTGTTTCTTCAGTTGCATTTTGCTTGCTGGTGCATTCTTGTGGTGTGCATTTCTTTTTCTGCTCTAGCATCAAGTATTAAATACGTGAACATTATTCATCATCTTATTGAATAATATTTTCACTTTTATGGTTACTTTCGAGAAATGCTTGTCCCCCTAAAACTGTTTTTAGACTTGCACTTGATACAGTTTCTTTTCTAGATGTATTCTATAGTCTCTGGTGGCCTTTTTCCTTTTTAGATTTGATACCAGAATGCTTGTATAGCTTATCCATGAAATTGTCGTgataaaaattactaaaattaatattttttttttgtgtggctattttcatgttttgaaaagttCCTGATAAGCCTTTTCTGCCCTTCCTAATACAGTTACATGCCACTATAATGAATGCGCGACACAGCAGAAGGTGCCATTTTTAATTCTTTCATTGCATAGTCTTGTTTATTAGTCGGCTTTAAGTCTCTAGCATGATGCTACCGGTTGCATAACTCTCTTTGTTGTTATGGTTGCCACTGACTTACTGTTCTCTAATTGGTAGCAAAAATAGATCAGGAAATGCTGATTCCTTTGATGCACGAGCAATTTTTGGTCAGTATGGCTCGGAAGAATGGGGAGAGTGTCTTTTACGTGAAGCTCATCTTTCACAAAGGTTTGTGTATGGTGACAATGGCTATTACCATTGCTGTGAATCCATCCCATTTCCTGAAGGGATGTAGCCAtgtagggtgtgtttggtatgaacaAAAACATCTTCAAAAAAATATTTCCTATGGGAAAATGAGCGAGTTTCTCTcgtattttctagtgtttggtaaGCAAGCATGTGAATATGTCATGTATACTAGTTGGTGAAGACATTATATATGATTTTTCGTTAATCTGTACATAtttggactaaaattttattgtattgttaaattcgTTGGTATGTAATAACGAAAAGACCCATTTTATGTAACATACTCATTTGGTGTGATTCGattgttacttttttttttttttccagttatgttacttattatttcatagttctatttttttatttaactTCACCTTACcttgggctccaaaccaaacatgcacacaagtataataacataatacgaatttgctcgcgcaatcaaattaccaaaataacatctaaatatACGAATCTATGTTAGACATCTAGTTTGTTTGCCGCTTCATTTTTCAATTTATCCCTTTTAGCATTCTCACCTACCTTTTTTATGCTAAGACCACCAAAACCATTGTGTCTTTGATTAATTTCGTTAGGATTTTGGTGAATTTAATATCTTAAAATATTTACGAGGCATAATTGGTGATAAATTAAGAAATTGAGATGtcttaaattattttgtaatTGTTGTTAAATTTAATACTTGTAGTAATTAGGGTATTAGTAAAGTTATTTGATACTATACaattaaatcaacaacaataaaattccaccagtggggtccggAGAgtgtagagtgtacgcagaccttacccctacctcaaAGGGGATAGAGAAGCTGTTTCCGGGATACCCACAGCTCAGAGACAATAGATTGACTCGAGTTCCAGAGGAGCCTATTCTTGTCACAAAtcacaaaaaagaagaaaatatccATACACCGAGTAGGCCAGCAGTACATCCACTATGGAACTTTTAATCTATAAGCTCCCTAGGAGTCTTCCATCAATGTAACAGAAGATATTAAGCACCACTCTTTTGTTCGTTAAATGTCATAAATTTTAAAGACCTGTGAGAAGATGTATAGAGAGGGGGCAAGAAATGTTTGCCTATACAGCAAACTAAACTCCAAAGACTTACAACTCCGTGCTTTAGCAGGAAAAAAAACGTGATTCTTATCTTGTCCATGGACAATTTATGTAAAATAAATCTACACCATATTCGGCTCTACTTCGTTTATGCATCTTTTACTTCGTCTATTAACCAAGTTCGAAAGGAGAAACAGAGAAAAGAGTAAAATGCATAGCCTTTGGGATTGCTAACTAACCCACTCGACTCTCGAGTACTTTTGGATTTTTCCGAAAGTACTTGTGGATAATTCCAATTAGTTTTTGGTACTTCCACAGTTTTTTGTTTTTGGTACTTCCACAATTTGAGGAAAGTACTTGAGTTTAATTTTTCCGAACAATTAGTTTTTAGTTCTTGAAACTATACAAttaaatcaaagaaacaaattatTATTAAACTACATCAAGCGATACAATCTATTAGATACATCGAATATCCAATCAACCTGTGAGGGATGGAGTAAGGACTCGAGAATTTGTAAAACTTGGCGGAATCTTATAATATTGAGTTCCTTAATAGATTGTTGATTCTAGTAGTATGTTAAAACAAATTTGAacacctatttttttttttttttttttttttttttacatctaTGGTTATTTAGTTGAGTTACCATTTTATCAAGGAAAAAAAATCAATAAAACACTGTGCATcatcattaaatttcaaaatttgaAGATGTTAAAAAAAAGATGGACTGCATTCATTTTCTAGGAAGTTTAAATCCTTCACTATCATCTTAACAATAAAGATGAAGACAGAGGGGAGTAGAATTTGAGGAAAGAGTGTTCATCGATCACTAGTTCGTAAATTGAATTGCTTAGTTCTGATCATGCATTGGGGTAATTCTGGAAATCATGTCACAAGTTTTAACTTTACGAAAACGGATCCTTTTATAGCATTTAAAgtgaagctaaacaaattgaacaGTATCAATAAAATGATCATAGATTGAGGAGTGTTAACCTAATGAGAAGATATATATTATATTTCACTGAACCCATGAACTTTATAAATAGAAGAGCAAGACTATAGGTTATTAACTTATTATCCTCAGAATAGTTTTGTTAGTGAGTATGGTATTGTTAGCCTTTAGTTTTTTTACAGAACTATTAGAACTGTTTGATGTTTGCTCAATATGGTGCCAGAatctgaaaaagaaaataaaaaaaattgggaGGAATATTAACATAGAAAAAAGTTGTACTCTTTTGTTCTATTAACATAGTAAGTTGAACAAACTAGGTGGAAATAATGTGGATCAAACTGTTTTAGATTCGAATGCTTTGATTTGCAGGGTTTGTATTTTGCCCAATTCAAATGAGGTGTTACCTCTACTAATGTCTGATGGTGTTGTTTTCCAGCAGAGTGTAACTATTTTTACCATTTGaccaaagaaaaaaaagaaaccaaaaataaataaaaaatacatttGGTATTGGCAACAGTTCATATAGGAGATCTAGAGCCTTGTACAAAAGGGTCCTGTGCACTTGTTAGGTGTGCTCCTTTTCCTTTTCTGCCCAAAGCTTGAAGCCCCAATGGCCCAAGCTCCATATTCATTGAAGTAGTCTAAGAAGTTagtagaaatgacaccaggtagCCACTCTAAAAGGCTACTATTTAGGAATTAGTCAATCTGTAatgaattttagtttttcagtTCACCTTTTTTGGGACATAAATGTCCTGAATTGTCCTAAAATTAAAAATTTTCGTTTAAATTTTCaggataaaataattaattatccGAAAGTATCTGTTTTAAAAAGTATTACAATTCATACCCAGAAAACTTTTTACAAAATACCCAAAAAATATGTATGTTCTATAGTTTTGCAGTATACAATTCACATATTGTATACCTTAATAGTATATAACAATGTGATTCAACTATTTTTTACTATTGTACACCTTCAGAGTATAATTATGTGAATTGAATAAAATTGTGTTATGTAATTTATTAATGGACGAATTCTCTAAACGTATATAAGTGGCTAATTGTTTACATCACCTGGTAGTCCTGTAAAAGTCCCATAATTTTTCAATGAGAGTTGAGCCAGTCAAAAATATTCTTCTAAACTAACCAAACATCAAATTTTGAGTGTCAAGAAGTTTATGTATGCTAATAACAACGAAAACGAACAATTCCTTCCATTTTATCCTTATTATATACTTCTAGTCTCTCTcgagaaaaaaattattttctactGTAACATACACGATATGTTCACCAGTGACCAGAGGCAAATATAAGATTGAAGAATAGATGTGGACCTGTAGTGCTAGTGGTGGTTAGTTTTGTTAGTTATCCATtagttagttataactaacttACACTATACTAGAGTTAGAGTAACTAGAGTTAACTTTAGTACTAACTACAGTTAGATTAGTTTTCCCACATTATTTATACACATGTACAGATACATTTTACATTTAGAGTGAAATATTACAATATCTCCTCTTCTAGAATATTCCCTAAGATTTATTCTCTGCGACCTCCTTCTTCTCCCGCTAACAGAGTAATTCAGCTCAATCACCATGACAGAGCTCCATGGATAACTGAattcaatatggtatcagagccacacGTCCATTAATATGGTCCTATTGTCTTCAATTTTTACTTTCTCGAAGCTTGGAAGGAAGATCGTCAATGGCGATAGTCGATAACACCGAACCGTAGAAACTAAGTCTCAATCATCCGCTCTTCCTGAATTTAAATGATAATTCAGGAGCTATATTGATTTTGTTACAATTGAGAGGACCAAACAATTACTCCGTATGGATCCGAGCGATGAGGATTGTAATCCTAAGTCGAAACAAGCTAGGTTTCATAGACGACACATGCAAAAAGGAGAATTACGGTACAAATCTCGTTGACCTCTGGGAATGTTGTAATGCGATTGTACTATCTTGGTTGATGAACTGTGTTTCACCGAAATTACTGAGTGGAATGGTGTATTCCTCAAATGCTAGTGCGATATGGGATGATTTGAAAGAGCGTTTTGATAAGGTGGATTGTTCTAGGAGTTTTCAGATCCACAAAGAAATTGCTTTTGCTAGTCAGGGCACTAGCTTAATTTCAACTTACTTCTCAAAATTGAGAGTGCCTTGGGCAGAATTTTATAGTTTGGCACCAATTCTTGGCTATGACTGTGCCAAATCTCGTGAATTCGTTCAGTTTATGGAGCGCCAAAAGCTTCTACAGTTTCTGATGGGGCTAAATGAGTCATACTAACAGGCTCAGAGTCAGCTCTTGATGATGG containing:
- the LOC104115850 gene encoding glutenin, high molecular weight subunit 12 isoform X1; translated protein: MDRGNYRRGGGGGNRGRGRGRGGGNSEQEQGRGGGRGGSQMGSYNQQPPFQLPQQWDNQPRASGPGQYQGRGAPYNQQGTGQHLTAGQNPGRGGTAWPRPPPQQQPQQHGSSGGGTAWTRPPPKQRQQDVSSGSGTAWIRAPPQQPQQHGGGGSCGNQLQRDVEPSRSGASNVRSRGAPSGSSPSQSSGPIHQMDRQPVKKMAVESQNPDYSHFVSLPLAIYPELVNKLINFQNSVLGITEVSKSPTSESKASNY
- the LOC104115850 gene encoding glutenin, high molecular weight subunit 12 isoform X2; the protein is MDRGNYRRGGGGGNRGRGRGRGGGNSEQEQGRGGGRGGSQMGSYNQQPPFQLPQQWDNQPRASGPGQYQGRGAPYNQQGTGQHLTAGQNPGRGGTAWPRPPPQQQPQQHGSSGGGTAWTRPPPKQRQQDVSSGSGTAWIRAPPQQPQQHGGGGSCGNQLQRDVEPSRSGASNVRSRGAPSGSSPSQSSGPIHQMDRQPVKKMSWELRSPSLLTQKHST
- the LOC138905246 gene encoding uncharacterized protein, giving the protein MLKLWNKDRFEAAAQVLQSVSPKVLDALESRPVSIRLKGLQMHFTINGYLDAAKDLGFIEQTFLEVIIDAFTEAGLVLEKDANRKLKDSISVDAVFKYFDHSIYKNRSGNADSFDARAIFGQYGSEEWGECLLREAHLSQRFVYGDNGYYHCCESIPFPEGM
- the LOC138905247 gene encoding uncharacterized protein, encoding MRIVILSRNKLGFIDDTCKKENYGTNLVDLWECCNAIVLSWLMNCVSPKLLSGMVYSSNASAIWDDLKERFDKVDCSRSFQIHKEIAFASQGTSLISTYFSKLRAQSQLLMMVPVPSVNKAYSMLMECESEKTMANASANLDAGEMAALLTNRVGNQPKKNYNLYCNYCKLKRSY